A window of Chitinophagales bacterium contains these coding sequences:
- a CDS encoding WG repeat-containing protein — MKKLICLLLPFWAVAVSGQSWTKQFDHVDDFHNGLALVEKDGKHGFVNESGKLTIPIQFEESLGFSEGLAAVRKNNRWGYIDTLGTEIVPYTYQEVFSFKEGRAVVAKNDKFGFIDRSGKQIVPPSFSYAENFSEDLAAVSNEKGVWGFINCDGKVVIPFQYNYAKSFSGGEAKVMKGGKWVFIDKHNKVLREE; from the coding sequence ATGAAAAAATTAATCTGCCTGCTCCTGCCGTTCTGGGCAGTAGCTGTATCGGGTCAAAGCTGGACAAAGCAATTTGATCATGTAGACGACTTTCACAACGGACTGGCCCTGGTAGAAAAAGACGGTAAACACGGGTTTGTCAACGAAAGCGGCAAACTGACCATTCCCATTCAGTTTGAGGAAAGCCTGGGCTTTTCAGAAGGATTGGCCGCCGTACGTAAGAACAACCGCTGGGGGTATATTGATACACTGGGCACAGAGATCGTTCCATACACCTACCAGGAAGTATTCTCCTTTAAGGAAGGACGTGCTGTAGTAGCCAAAAATGACAAGTTTGGTTTTATTGACCGCTCGGGGAAACAGATCGTTCCCCCCTCATTCAGTTATGCGGAAAATTTCAGCGAAGACCTGGCCGCTGTAAGTAATGAAAAAGGAGTATGGGGCTTTATCAACTGTGATGGTAAAGTAGTGATCCCCTTTCAGTATAACTACGCCAAATCCTTCTCAGGAGGAGAAGCCAAAGTGATGAAAGGAGGCAAATGGGTATTTATTGACAAACATAACAAAGTGCTCCGCGAAGAGTAG
- a CDS encoding glycoside hydrolase family 3 C-terminal domain-containing protein, which yields MNLKLILLSFLLFLAAPTIHAQTDLRKQADALVKKMTLEEKVGQMTQLTMAVFAQNGWANQDGAIDPAALKKAVVDYKVGSLLNTTAHALSRDTWEKVQRQIQDEAMKTRLKIPVIYGLDAIHGQTYTLESTLFPQNIGMAATRNTDLVKKAAEVTAKELRASGVRWNFAPVLDLGRQPLWSRFPETYGEDVWIARQMGVAAVTGLQEAGLNNPNGVAACLKHYLAYSAPRTGKDRTPSYVPEIELREYYLPPFRDAVKAGAVSVMVNSGEINGEPVHASKYLLTDVLRKELGFEGVIVTDWEDIIRLHTRHLVASTPREAVAMAINAGIDMSMVPGDYSFPDLLKEAVEKGEVKMARIDDAVRRILILKMQLGLFAQPYPEPAAAGLFGLPEYQDLALQAAREAMTLLKNKKDILPLSKQTKVLVAGPASQSIAALNGCWSYVWQGNQEQYYPANSKTIAQAVSDKIGAKNVILAGGPGFDHPSNYDIELLKSQAKNADVILLCLGENAYAESPGNTRDLALPANQTALAQAALLTGKPVILILAEGRPRFITEIEPGMQGILLTYWSGRKSAEAISDVLFGDYNPSGILPFSYPKSMGEIVMYDRKRTEDVREVFNENMDFSGYDPLYPFGHGLSYTQFSYSPLKLSANSFTGTEKLTIQVTVTNTGKRDGHHAVELYSRDHYASITPSMQRLRGFQKIFLKAGESKELSFTLDKNDLAFVNSKLQTIAEVGEFDVWVGTSKAVVSYR from the coding sequence ATGAACCTAAAACTCATTCTGCTATCCTTCTTACTCTTTTTAGCAGCGCCAACCATTCATGCACAAACGGACCTTCGTAAGCAAGCCGATGCTTTAGTAAAGAAAATGACCCTCGAAGAAAAAGTAGGCCAGATGACCCAACTCACCATGGCCGTATTTGCCCAAAATGGCTGGGCCAACCAGGATGGCGCCATTGATCCTGCCGCACTTAAAAAAGCGGTGGTGGACTATAAGGTGGGTTCACTGTTGAATACAACGGCGCATGCACTGAGCCGGGATACCTGGGAAAAAGTACAACGTCAAATTCAGGACGAAGCCATGAAAACACGGTTGAAGATCCCCGTTATCTATGGATTGGATGCGATTCATGGTCAAACCTATACGCTCGAGTCCACTCTTTTTCCGCAGAATATTGGTATGGCCGCTACCAGAAATACCGACCTGGTAAAAAAAGCCGCGGAAGTAACTGCCAAAGAATTACGCGCTTCGGGTGTTCGGTGGAATTTTGCCCCTGTACTTGATCTGGGTCGTCAACCACTCTGGTCGCGTTTCCCTGAGACCTATGGAGAGGATGTATGGATCGCACGGCAAATGGGCGTGGCCGCAGTTACCGGTTTACAGGAAGCGGGATTGAACAACCCCAATGGGGTGGCAGCTTGTTTAAAACACTATCTGGCTTATTCCGCACCACGTACGGGAAAAGACCGCACGCCATCTTATGTACCCGAGATCGAATTGCGCGAATACTATCTCCCTCCCTTCCGTGATGCGGTAAAAGCCGGAGCGGTAAGTGTAATGGTCAATTCCGGTGAAATAAATGGCGAACCTGTACATGCCAGCAAATACCTGTTGACCGATGTACTCCGTAAAGAGTTGGGTTTTGAAGGCGTGATTGTCACCGATTGGGAAGATATCATCCGCCTACATACCCGTCACCTCGTGGCTTCCACACCCCGCGAAGCCGTGGCCATGGCCATTAATGCAGGTATTGATATGAGCATGGTACCTGGTGATTATTCCTTCCCCGATCTGCTGAAAGAAGCCGTTGAAAAAGGCGAAGTGAAAATGGCACGTATTGATGATGCCGTACGTCGCATTCTCATCCTGAAAATGCAATTGGGATTGTTTGCCCAACCTTATCCTGAACCTGCTGCTGCTGGTTTATTTGGCCTGCCTGAATACCAGGACCTCGCACTGCAGGCAGCAAGAGAGGCAATGACATTATTAAAAAACAAAAAAGATATCCTTCCTCTTTCCAAACAAACCAAAGTATTGGTTGCCGGACCTGCCTCGCAAAGCATTGCGGCTTTGAATGGATGCTGGTCGTATGTATGGCAGGGAAATCAGGAACAATACTACCCAGCCAATAGCAAAACCATTGCCCAGGCAGTGAGTGATAAGATCGGAGCAAAAAATGTGATCCTGGCTGGTGGACCCGGATTTGACCACCCTTCGAATTATGATATCGAGTTATTAAAATCACAGGCGAAAAACGCCGATGTGATCCTGCTTTGTCTGGGCGAGAATGCCTACGCGGAAAGTCCGGGCAATACCCGCGACCTTGCCCTTCCCGCCAACCAAACCGCTTTGGCGCAAGCTGCCTTGTTGACCGGCAAACCCGTGATCCTGATACTGGCCGAAGGCCGCCCCCGGTTTATTACCGAAATCGAACCAGGCATGCAAGGGATCCTGCTCACCTACTGGAGCGGACGAAAAAGTGCCGAAGCCATCAGTGATGTACTGTTTGGTGACTATAACCCCTCTGGTATACTGCCTTTCAGCTATCCCAAATCAATGGGTGAAATAGTGATGTACGACCGTAAAAGAACTGAAGATGTACGCGAAGTATTCAATGAGAACATGGATTTCTCCGGATATGACCCGCTCTATCCCTTTGGCCATGGCCTCAGCTATACCCAATTTTCCTATTCTCCCTTGAAACTGAGCGCCAATAGCTTTACCGGCACCGAAAAATTGACCATTCAGGTTACTGTTACCAATACCGGAAAGCGCGACGGACATCATGCAGTAGAATTATACAGCCGCGACCATTATGCCAGCATTACGCCCAGCATGCAAAGACTGAGAGGATTTCAAAAGATCTTCCTCAAAGCCGGGGAAAGCAAGGAACTCAGTTTTACCCTGGACAAGAACGATCTGGCCTTTGTGAACAGTAAACTGCAAACGATTGCGGAAGTGGGAGAATTTGATGTGTGGGTGGGTACCAGCAAGGCAGTGGTGAGTTATAGATAA
- a CDS encoding glucosidase codes for MTAEQQRLASNRTKPIPLEQWGPYISERQWGTVREDYSSNGDAWGYLPFEQSHFRAYRWGEDGIAGISDYFQNLCLGIALWNGKDHILKERLFGLGNYEGNHGEDVKELYYYLDNIPSHYYMEYLYKYPQQEFPYDDIVEENRLRGKNEPEYEILDTGVFDNDAYFDVRTTYAKQGPQDIFIRIEITNRYSKPAPVTLLPTLWFYNRWSDGEGDAKPSMVYKNKNTVRADHPRLGTYYFYFLRSDDLLFTENETNWHKVKGEAATPFTKDAFHEAIIHGTHIDELRKKKQGTKCSPVYQLKLKAGETKTIYCRLTNKETDKPFAAGCEKIFAQRKEEADDFYNAIIPAHLPEELRKIKRQALAGLLWSKQYYHFDVEQWLNSSDGITPVNPGKKHGRNHDWTHLKNQDIIAMPDKWEYPWYAAWDLAFHCISLALVDPVFAKNQLQLVMREWYMKPDGQLPAYEWNFSDVNPPVQAFAAMQIYEIEKKATGEGDIVFLKRVFQKLLINFTWWINRKDRNGNNIFEGGFLGLDNIGVFNRSHHLPGEMQLEQADGTSWMGMYALNMMDMALEIARQDIAFEDTATKFFEHFVLIAEALNSHAMWNEEDKFFYDTLCIAGSDPLPLRIQSIVGLTSLFAVSTIDHELLEKLPDFTKRISWFEKYRLSNNKYWPNEERKEGDDILLSLVKRERLVHLLQRLLNEEEFLSDGGIRALSKYHEKNPYSVTIDGIQYTIQYDPGDSTSSLFGGNSNWRGPVWMPINYLIIRSIRHYGEYYGDSLLVEYPVGSGQQLNLSQIADELTRRVVSLFMRDEEGKRKSYAEYNWFYQRPGNEELLLFYEYFHGDSGKGLGASHQTGWTALVAAL; via the coding sequence ATGACAGCCGAACAGCAGCGCCTGGCTTCAAACAGGACCAAACCCATCCCCCTCGAACAATGGGGCCCCTATATCAGTGAAAGACAATGGGGAACAGTACGCGAAGATTATAGTTCCAATGGCGATGCCTGGGGCTACCTGCCTTTTGAACAATCCCATTTCAGGGCCTATCGCTGGGGTGAGGACGGGATCGCCGGTATATCTGATTATTTTCAAAACCTCTGTTTGGGTATCGCCCTCTGGAATGGCAAAGACCATATCCTGAAGGAAAGACTCTTTGGCCTCGGGAACTATGAGGGTAACCATGGAGAGGACGTGAAAGAGCTCTATTACTACCTGGATAATATTCCCTCCCATTATTACATGGAATACCTGTACAAATATCCGCAGCAGGAATTTCCCTATGATGATATAGTCGAAGAGAACCGTTTGCGGGGAAAGAACGAACCTGAGTATGAGATACTGGACACCGGTGTTTTTGATAATGATGCCTATTTTGATGTGCGAACCACCTACGCCAAACAAGGCCCCCAGGATATTTTTATTCGCATTGAGATCACCAATCGCTATTCCAAACCCGCACCGGTAACGCTATTGCCAACCTTATGGTTCTATAACCGCTGGTCGGATGGGGAAGGTGATGCCAAACCTTCCATGGTTTACAAGAATAAAAATACCGTGCGGGCTGATCACCCAAGGTTAGGTACTTATTATTTTTATTTTTTGCGGAGCGATGACCTGTTGTTTACGGAGAATGAAACCAATTGGCATAAAGTAAAAGGAGAAGCAGCGACACCGTTTACCAAGGATGCCTTTCACGAGGCCATTATTCACGGTACTCATATTGATGAATTGCGCAAGAAAAAACAAGGCACCAAGTGCAGTCCCGTTTATCAACTTAAACTCAAAGCCGGCGAAACCAAGACCATCTATTGTCGCCTGACCAATAAAGAAACTGATAAACCCTTTGCGGCAGGTTGTGAAAAGATATTTGCGCAGCGGAAAGAAGAAGCCGATGATTTTTACAATGCGATCATACCTGCACATCTGCCCGAGGAACTGCGAAAGATAAAGCGACAAGCCCTGGCTGGTTTGCTCTGGAGTAAACAGTATTATCATTTTGATGTAGAGCAGTGGCTCAACTCCAGTGATGGTATCACTCCCGTAAATCCCGGGAAGAAACATGGGAGAAACCACGATTGGACCCATTTAAAAAATCAGGATATCATTGCCATGCCGGATAAATGGGAATATCCCTGGTATGCGGCCTGGGACCTTGCCTTTCATTGTATATCACTGGCCCTGGTGGATCCGGTTTTTGCCAAGAACCAACTACAATTGGTCATGCGTGAGTGGTACATGAAACCCGATGGACAATTGCCCGCGTATGAGTGGAATTTCAGTGATGTAAACCCGCCCGTGCAAGCCTTTGCCGCGATGCAGATCTATGAAATCGAAAAAAAGGCCACCGGAGAAGGTGATATTGTATTCCTGAAAAGGGTCTTTCAAAAACTGCTGATCAATTTCACCTGGTGGATCAACCGTAAAGACCGGAACGGGAATAACATCTTTGAGGGGGGATTTTTAGGGTTGGATAATATTGGTGTCTTCAACCGTAGCCATCACCTGCCTGGTGAAATGCAGTTGGAGCAGGCGGATGGTACCAGCTGGATGGGGATGTATGCGTTGAATATGATGGATATGGCGTTGGAGATCGCGCGCCAGGATATTGCTTTTGAAGATACGGCCACCAAATTCTTTGAACATTTTGTACTGATCGCTGAAGCGCTCAACAGCCATGCGATGTGGAATGAGGAGGACAAATTCTTTTATGATACCCTTTGTATCGCCGGCTCAGATCCCCTGCCATTGCGTATTCAATCCATTGTGGGGTTGACGAGTCTGTTTGCCGTGTCCACCATTGACCACGAATTGCTTGAAAAATTACCGGATTTCACTAAACGGATCTCCTGGTTTGAAAAATACCGGCTCAGTAATAATAAGTATTGGCCCAATGAGGAGCGAAAAGAGGGAGACGATATTCTGCTTTCTCTCGTCAAGAGAGAGAGGCTTGTGCATTTACTGCAGCGCTTATTGAACGAAGAGGAATTCCTTTCCGACGGGGGTATACGGGCATTATCAAAATATCACGAGAAAAACCCCTATTCCGTAACCATTGACGGCATACAATACACCATTCAGTACGATCCCGGAGATTCTACTTCGAGTTTGTTTGGGGGTAATTCCAACTGGCGTGGCCCCGTGTGGATGCCGATCAATTACCTCATCATTCGTTCAATCCGGCATTATGGTGAATACTATGGTGATTCCCTGCTGGTTGAATATCCGGTGGGTTCGGGTCAGCAGTTGAACCTATCACAGATAGCCGATGAGTTGACGAGGCGGGTGGTTTCCTTGTTTATGCGGGATGAAGAGGGTAAGCGAAAATCCTATGCGGAGTATAATTGGTTTTACCAGCGCCCGGGAAATGAGGAGTTGTTGTTATTTTATGAGTATTTTCATGGGGACAGTGGGAAAGGACTGGGCGCTTCGCACCAAACCGGCTGGACCGCCCTGGTGGCAGCGCTTTAA
- a CDS encoding N-acetylmuramoyl-L-alanine amidase encodes MNRLLFFLLFIYACTNPYRVTNKVYKKQAKEYAKILRAYPLEDSAQGSPYFAGTTNFSLRKPQFVVIHHTAQNSCDQTLKTFTLTRTKVSAHYVVCRDGTVFHMLNDYFRAHHAGVSKWGNALDLNSASIGIELDNNGSEVFSEEQMNSLLVLLGRLKKTYDIPQANFVGHADVAPGRKVDPSRYFSWQRLAENGFGYWYDTAGVVVPPDFNALQALRIIGYNIKDTGTAIQSYKIHFVPADTTRLLNESDRKILTDLQRKYQ; translated from the coding sequence ATGAATCGACTACTTTTCTTTTTGCTTTTCATTTATGCCTGTACAAACCCATACCGGGTTACGAATAAAGTTTACAAAAAGCAGGCAAAGGAGTATGCCAAAATACTCCGGGCTTATCCTCTTGAGGATTCCGCGCAGGGGTCTCCCTATTTTGCGGGTACCACTAATTTTTCTTTACGCAAACCACAGTTTGTCGTCATTCATCACACGGCTCAAAACTCCTGCGACCAAACGTTGAAAACCTTTACCCTTACCCGCACCAAGGTAAGCGCGCATTATGTGGTCTGCCGGGATGGAACGGTCTTTCACATGCTCAACGATTATTTCCGGGCACACCACGCCGGCGTAAGCAAATGGGGCAATGCCCTTGACCTCAATTCAGCAAGTATTGGTATTGAGTTGGACAATAATGGCAGTGAGGTTTTTTCGGAAGAGCAGATGAACAGTCTGCTGGTATTATTGGGTCGTTTAAAAAAGACCTATGATATTCCCCAGGCCAATTTCGTTGGACATGCCGATGTAGCCCCCGGACGAAAAGTGGACCCGAGCCGGTATTTTTCCTGGCAACGTTTAGCGGAAAATGGGTTTGGGTATTGGTATGATACAGCGGGGGTGGTGGTTCCGCCTGATTTCAATGCGCTGCAGGCCTTGCGTATCATTGGGTATAATATTAAAGATACCGGCACAGCGATACAATCGTATAAGATTCACTTTGTGCCTGCAGATACTACCCGCCTGTTGAATGAAAGCGATAGAAAGATTTTGACTGATCTGCAAAGAAAGTATCAATAG
- a CDS encoding sulfatase, with amino-acid sequence MKLIILLLLATSLHAQNRPNIIYIMSDDHDADAISAYNNTFIQTPAFDRLAKEGMLFKKAFVGNSICSPARATLLTGQHSHKNGIRDNRTPFDGTRTTLPKLMSAAGYQTALVGKWHLHSLPTGFDYWKVLPGQGAYYRPALIHMNNDTVHYEGYTTEVITEQALQFLQSRDRSKPFMLLLHHKAPHRNWVPTLSNLRIFSQKNFPEPPTLFAKMEEHGKAWQTQRMSIMKDMTWCTDLKLDPEKIRMLPGIQLDSNEARSYRFFMNRIPEADRLEMQKIYAHRAEQLNAAWGNDVAILKLKYQWYMQDYLACIASVDESTGKVLDYLDQEGIANNTVVIYTSDQGFYLGENGWFDKRWMYDVSMQTPLIIRWPGHITPGSTSTTLVQNIDYAPSILDLAGVPRPDWMQGLSIKPVLTGENSTLPRKNLYYHYYEYPIDHYVLPHLGIRGDRYKLIYFYTVNEWELYDLQKDPTEHQNLVALKKYRKILANMKAALLEERNRYDDHETAGELN; translated from the coding sequence ATGAAGTTAATAATTCTGCTACTGCTTGCCACCTCCCTCCACGCTCAAAACCGCCCCAACATCATCTACATTATGAGCGATGACCATGATGCCGATGCAATAAGTGCCTATAATAATACATTTATACAAACCCCGGCCTTCGATCGTCTGGCCAAAGAAGGCATGTTATTTAAAAAGGCTTTTGTGGGCAACTCGATCTGTAGCCCTGCGCGGGCTACCCTGCTTACTGGTCAACACTCGCACAAGAATGGTATCCGCGATAACCGTACTCCTTTTGATGGAACCAGGACCACCCTGCCCAAACTGATGAGCGCGGCAGGCTATCAAACAGCACTGGTAGGCAAATGGCACCTGCATTCATTACCCACAGGTTTTGATTATTGGAAAGTATTACCCGGGCAAGGGGCTTACTACCGTCCGGCCCTTATACACATGAACAATGATACCGTTCATTACGAAGGATATACCACCGAAGTGATCACCGAGCAGGCGCTTCAATTTTTGCAGTCCCGTGACCGGTCAAAACCCTTTATGCTCCTGCTCCATCACAAAGCACCTCACCGCAACTGGGTGCCTACACTAAGTAACCTGCGGATCTTTAGCCAGAAAAACTTTCCGGAACCACCCACACTCTTTGCCAAAATGGAAGAACATGGTAAAGCCTGGCAAACACAACGGATGAGCATCATGAAGGACATGACCTGGTGCACCGATCTGAAACTGGATCCGGAAAAGATTCGAATGCTTCCGGGTATTCAACTGGATTCGAATGAAGCCCGGAGCTATCGCTTCTTTATGAACCGTATTCCGGAAGCAGACCGATTGGAGATGCAAAAAATATACGCGCATCGGGCCGAACAGTTAAATGCCGCCTGGGGGAATGACGTGGCCATTTTAAAATTAAAATACCAATGGTACATGCAGGACTACCTCGCCTGTATCGCCTCGGTAGATGAAAGCACCGGCAAAGTATTGGACTATCTGGATCAGGAAGGTATCGCCAACAATACTGTAGTGATCTACACCAGTGATCAGGGTTTTTATCTTGGAGAAAATGGCTGGTTTGATAAACGATGGATGTATGATGTCTCGATGCAAACACCCCTGATCATACGTTGGCCGGGACATATCACCCCGGGCTCTACCTCCACCACCCTGGTACAAAACATTGACTACGCCCCCAGCATACTCGATCTGGCAGGTGTACCCCGACCGGATTGGATGCAGGGATTGAGTATAAAACCAGTCTTGACCGGAGAAAATTCTACTCTACCCCGCAAGAACCTCTATTATCATTACTACGAATACCCGATCGATCATTATGTATTACCCCACCTCGGTATTCGGGGTGATCGGTACAAACTGATCTACTTTTATACCGTTAACGAATGGGAGTTGTATGACCTGCAAAAAGACCCGACAGAACATCAGAACCTGGTCGCATTAAAAAAATACAGAAAAATATTGGCCAATATGAAAGCGGCCTTATTGGAGGAACGGAACCGGTATGATGACCACGAAACCGCTGGAGAACTCAACTAA
- a CDS encoding RNA polymerase sigma-70 factor: MQVSQGNELAFQELFNAWSSRLYHFTLGLTKTHELAEDIVQDTFLKIWLRRDRLNDVEHFSAYLFRMAQNAVVDSLKRQANEVLILERNISVSTEDPEPDSRLHIKLVKNVLEEAVRKLPAQQQKVWRLRREYGKRIKEIAAEMGISEMTVKGHLNRAQASLRSDLEREFPLEGGILMLILGLLP, translated from the coding sequence TTGCAAGTGTCACAAGGTAATGAACTAGCATTTCAGGAGCTTTTCAATGCCTGGTCCTCCCGCCTCTATCATTTTACCCTTGGATTAACCAAAACCCACGAACTCGCCGAAGATATTGTCCAGGATACATTTCTAAAGATATGGCTGCGTCGCGACCGGCTCAACGACGTAGAGCATTTCTCCGCTTACTTATTTCGTATGGCCCAGAATGCTGTTGTAGATAGTTTGAAGCGCCAGGCCAACGAGGTATTGATATTAGAAAGGAATATCTCCGTATCCACAGAAGATCCTGAACCGGACAGCCGGTTACATATCAAGCTCGTCAAGAATGTGTTGGAAGAGGCCGTGCGCAAATTGCCCGCCCAGCAACAGAAAGTATGGCGGCTACGGCGGGAGTACGGCAAGCGGATCAAAGAGATAGCGGCCGAAATGGGCATTTCTGAGATGACCGTCAAGGGCCATCTCAACCGGGCCCAGGCCAGTTTACGCAGTGATCTGGAGCGCGAATTCCCGCTGGAAGGGGGCATCCTCATGCTCATTTTAGGTCTGTTACCCTGA
- a CDS encoding FecR domain-containing protein, whose protein sequence is MERERIEYLSHQYIRGTADTGEKAAFLAWVREEKDEDLIREILAKQWEGYESKAELPFDQRSRLFQSVLQAARLLQEEDLSPVRSLLFWKRMVAAASVAVLLLAGYFLFQRQSSRSNTSSGVVQTQAQRFKNDVDPGQYKAKLTLADGKVVILDSVLAGQLATQGGTVIVNKNGQLVYQSEGKTTEVLYNTLTTAKGETYTTVLADGSKVWLNSASSIRFPVAFTGNERRVEITGEAYFEVAQDHRKKFIVSSHGVNTEVLGTHFNINAYANEEAVKVTLLEGSVLVSNQTDSKTIKPGQQAFAVANSPFTVNHSPDLEEVMAWKDGRFYFENSSVESIMKQVERWYDVEVVYKDQIPHLFVAKIPREVPISELLKLLELTDLVHFKIEGKKITVMK, encoded by the coding sequence ATGGAGCGTGAACGGATTGAATACCTGTCCCATCAATATATACGCGGTACGGCAGATACTGGCGAAAAAGCAGCCTTTTTGGCCTGGGTCAGAGAGGAAAAGGATGAGGACCTGATCCGGGAGATACTGGCGAAGCAATGGGAGGGCTATGAGAGCAAGGCTGAGTTACCATTTGATCAGCGAAGCCGTTTATTTCAGTCTGTACTCCAGGCGGCCCGGCTGTTGCAGGAAGAAGACCTTTCTCCGGTCCGTTCTCTTTTATTCTGGAAACGTATGGTGGCCGCCGCTTCGGTGGCGGTATTGCTATTGGCCGGTTATTTTCTTTTTCAGCGTCAGTCTTCAAGGTCAAATACGTCATCCGGGGTTGTACAAACCCAGGCGCAACGGTTTAAAAACGACGTTGACCCTGGCCAATATAAGGCCAAATTGACACTGGCCGATGGTAAGGTTGTTATACTGGATAGTGTATTGGCCGGGCAACTTGCCACTCAGGGTGGAACGGTCATTGTCAATAAGAACGGGCAGTTGGTGTATCAATCCGAAGGAAAAACAACTGAGGTTCTGTACAACACACTTACCACCGCCAAAGGAGAGACCTATACCACTGTGCTGGCCGATGGGAGTAAAGTATGGCTGAACTCCGCTTCCAGCATACGATTTCCCGTGGCTTTTACCGGGAATGAGAGACGCGTGGAAATTACCGGCGAAGCATACTTTGAAGTGGCTCAGGATCACCGAAAGAAATTTATTGTCAGTAGCCATGGGGTGAATACCGAGGTGCTTGGTACTCACTTCAATATCAATGCATACGCCAATGAAGAAGCTGTAAAGGTTACTTTATTGGAAGGATCTGTACTGGTCAGCAATCAAACCGACAGTAAAACCATAAAACCCGGGCAGCAGGCATTCGCTGTTGCCAATTCACCATTTACAGTAAATCATTCACCTGACCTGGAAGAGGTAATGGCCTGGAAGGATGGCCGGTTTTATTTTGAGAACAGCTCGGTAGAGTCTATTATGAAGCAGGTGGAGAGATGGTATGATGTGGAAGTAGTATACAAGGATCAGATACCGCATTTGTTTGTAGCAAAAATTCCCAGAGAAGTCCCCATCTCAGAATTGTTGAAATTATTGGAGCTGACCGATCTAGTTCACTTTAAAATTGAGGGAAAGAAAATTACGGTGATGAAATAG